ATCGCTTGCTGAACTGAATTTGCTCGCTAACTATAATGCCACGGTCACGCGCATACGGCGCAGTGGAGTGGATCTTTCTCCAAATCCTTCCAGCACACTGCGATTCGGCGACAAGCTGATGGTCGCTTGCGACGTCGATAACATGGCGCAGGTGGCAGGCCTGCTCGGCAATAATGTCAAGCGGTTGTCGGAGACCGATTTCCTGCCTATTTTTCTCGGCATCACTCTGGGAGTGCTGGTGGGACGGATGCGTATTCCTTTTGTCGGCGGGCTCTTCATTCAACCGGGTCTGACCGGCGGCGTGCTGGCTACCGCGCTGCTGCTCGGCTGGCTGGGCAAGACCGGCCCTATCATCTGGAGCCTGTCCAGCACCGGCAATCAGGTCCTGCGTCACCTGGGTTTGCTGCTCTTTTTATCCAGCGTCGGCACAGAGGCGGGCGCTCATCTACAGGAGGCAGTGGCCGGGCAAGGGGTGCAGTTGATGGCGTTGGGCGTGCTGATCACCTGGCTTCCTATGGTGCTGGCCATTTGGCTGACCGGCAAACTGGTCCGGATCAATTTTCTCAGCCTGCTCGGCGCCTTGACCGGAGGCATGACCAGCACTCCGGGCTTGGCTGCGGTGGATTCCATGACCGATTGCGATGCACCGCAGATCGCGTATGCAGCGGTCTACCCGCTGGCATTAGTGCTTAAGGTATTGTTTGTGCAGGCAATGGCATTGTTGCTTTGAAAGCGGTTTTCAGGAATTTTTCAGCCGTTTTTTTGTTAATAAAAGAGAAAAACAGTACGTTAAACGATGCAAGTCTAATCAAGCAAAAGGAGTAAGCCATGCTATCCAAAACCATGGAAAAAGCGCTGAATGAACAGATCAACAAGGAAATGTATTCGAGCTACTTGTATCTGGCCATGGCCGCCCATTTGAGTGAGCAGTATCTTGATGGTTTTGCCAAATTTTTTGAAATTCAGGCCCAGGAAGAGTGGGCCCATGCCATGAGGATATACAAGCACGTGAACGAGCGCGGTGGACGCGTGGTTCTGGAGAAAATAGACAAGCCGCAAACGACGTTCAAGGATCTTGAGGAGATTTTCACCCTCACCCTGGCTCATGAGCAGTTCATCACCAAGAGCATCAACTCTTTGGTGGATCTGGCCGTCAAGGAGAAGGATCACGCAAGCCAGACCTTCCTCGATTGGTTCGTGAACGAGCAGGTTGAAGAGGAAGCCAATATGGAAAACTGGCTGGCCAAAGTTAAAATGTCGGGCGCCAAGGGTCATGTGCTGTTTATGCTCGACAGTCATGCCGGTGAGCGCAAGAAATAACGAGCTCTATTTTTCCTGGTATAAAATGACCGGTTGCCTGAGATTCAAAGGCAGCCGGTTTTTTTATTCTGCCTGCATTCGTTGCCGGTTTCTTTTTCCGCAGCGTCGATGGTGAAGGAAAAATCCCTTGCATTTATTCTCCTTTCCGGCTTAACTTATCTATACATGTAAACCTCCTGTCGCCTTTCCAGCCCGGTTGCCGTTACTACGCGGTCCTTGGCGGCTGGAGAATGGTCTGCGGCGCTGTTTCCCGCCAAAGGGAGAGATGAACCATGAAGGCCGAATCCATCCGTCGACTGTCGGTTGTGGAAAAGCCCGATGTGACAAAATATTTGGGTGAAAGAGCGCCCAAGGACATCCAGGCCTGGGGCAACGTCGAATTTCTGTACAACCGGAAAATCGCTTTTTTCTGCTCCCAGCGCTGTCCAGGCAGTGTACTGGCCAAAATGTATGATTTGGCGCAGATCCTCAGTCAGCGGCCGGTGACGCTGCTGGGCGGCTTTCAATCGCCGGTGGAGCAGGAATTTCTCAATCGTCTGCTGAGAAGCGCCATGTCGGCCATCGTCTGTCCGGCCAGAGCGCTGACCGGCGTTCGATTAAAACCGGAGTGGCGCGAGCCCATGGTGCAGGGACGGTTACTGCTGTTGTCGCCGTTCGGCGATGGGATTCGGCGCACCAACCGCACGCTGGCGCTGCAGCGCAACCGTTTCGTAGCTGCTGTGGCGGATGAGATTCTTCTGGCTTTCGCCTCCCCCGGCGGGGCCAATATGAAATTATTCTCCGAGATGCAGCGCTGGAAGAAGCGGATCTACACTTTGAACGACCCGGTGAATCAACCGCTGATCGTCAAGGGTGCGCAGCCGCTGTTGCCCCAGGAAGCGTTCAGCTGTTTCTAATCCCCGCATGTGGACCGCGGAGTGGCGCGCGTTTTGTCCCTTACTCAGAGCCATAACGACCATGACCTCTCTACAAAGGCATTTCAACCGTTTTCGCAACAACATTGTCGGCTGCGATCATCACTTCACCACGCCCTATGGCGAACAAAAGCTGGTGTATGCGGACTGGACCGCCAGCGGCCGGCTCTACGCTCCTATCGAAAAGAAGATGATCAGCCTGTTCGGTCCCATGGTGGGCAACACCCATTCGGAATCCAGCGTCACCGGCGGTACCATGACTCAATCCTACCATACGGCGCACAGAATCATCAAGGAGCATGTGCATGCCGATCCTGCAGATGTGATTTTAACCATGGGCTCGGGCATGACTTCAGTGGTCAACAAATTTCAGCGGCTTTTGGGACTCAAAGTACCGGAGCAGCTTGCTCCGTATCTGCGCTTGCCGAAAGCGTACAAGCCGGTGGTGTTTCTCACCCATATGGAGCATCATTCCAATCAGACGACCTGGCTGGAGACCATCGCCGAGGTGGTGGTGGCTGCGCCGGATAAGGACGGTCTGGTGGATGTGAATCGACTGGCTGAAACCGTGCGTAAATACCGCCATCGACCGCTCAAGATCGGTTCTTTCACCGCCTGTTCCAATGTCACCGGATTGCAGACACCCTATCACCAGTTGGCCGCGATCATGCACGATGTCGGCGGTTACTGCTTTGTCGATCTGGCCGCCTCTGCGCCGTACATTTCCATTGATATGCATCCGCCGGATCCACGGGAGCGTTTGGATGCAATTTTTTTCTCGCCGCACAAATTTCTCGGCGGTCCGGGCACGCCCGGCGTGTTGATCTTTAATCCGGAGCTCTATCAGCTGCATGTACCGGAACAGCCGGGCGGTGGCACGGTGAACTGGACCAACCCCTGGGGCGAACACAGCTATATCAAGGATATCGAGATCCGTGAGGACGGCGGCACCCCCTCTTTTCTTCAGGCCATCCGTGCCGCTCTGTGCATACGATTAAAAGAGCAAATGGGCGTGGCGAACATGTTGGCGCGCGAAGAGCAGATGCTGCCGAAAATCTTTGCTGCGCTCGACCGCATTCCCGGCATCCATCTGCTGGCGCCGCATCAGCAGCATCGGCTGGGCATTTTTTCCTTCTGGGTTGAAAACATCCATTACAATCTACTGGTCAAATTGCTTAACGACCGCTTTGGCATCCAGACGCGCGGCGGCTGCTCGTGCGCCGGCACCTATGGCCACTATCTGCTGCATGTAGATCCGAAGCGGTCCCGCCGGATCACGGAAAAAATCAACAAGGGCGATCTTTCGGAAAAGCCCGGATGGGTGCGGCTGTCCATTCATCCCACCATGACCGACGAGGAGGTGGAGTTCATTCTGCATGCGATCGCCGAGGTGGTCAAACATATCTCATCGTGGGAGAAGGAATATCGCTACGATAAACGCACCAATGAATTCCACCATGGCCGTGCCGGAGCGGCCGATCACCTTCGCGTTGCCCATTGGTTCGAGCTGGACACATAACGATCGGCTGACACTGGGAGTTTGCGTGCGAATCATTTGTATTTTTCTTTCGTTTCTCACTGCCGGCGGTGCGCTTGGCCAGGATCGAACCGTTCATCTGCGCTTCAATCAGCTGGGCTATTTGCCGGGCGAGAGAAAGACAGCGGTCGCCTTTTCCCATAGGGATCAACGGCATCGCCGGTTCGAACTCTACGATGCAAAGAGCGGTGAACGGGTATGGGGTCCGTCGGCTCTGGGAAAAAATCGCGGCGCCTTTGGTCGCTATGCGTATCACTATCATTTGGATTTCTCTTCCCTGCGCCGGTCCGGACGTTATTACCTGCAAGTAGGATCGGATCGTTCTCTTCCATTCACAATCGGCGAGGACCTCTATGCCGGCACGGCGGAGATCATTCTGGAATATCTGCGCCAGCAGCGCTGCGGATACAATCCCTGGTTGGACCATATATGCCATCGCGGCGACGGCCGCACCATGTATGGTCCCATGCCGGACAGCACGTATATCGATGTCAGCGGCGGCTGGCACGACGCCGGCGATCACCTGCGCTATCTGATGACTTCGGGCAATACGGTATGCCGGCTGCTGTTTTCCTATCTGGAGAACAAGGACAAATTTCTCGATCGTTTTGATTATTTCGGCCATGCGGGGGCCAATCGCATGGCGGATGTGCTGGATGAGGCCAAATGGGGGTTGGATTGGATGCTCAAAATGCATCCCCAGCCGGACCAGCTGTTCCATCAGGTCGCCGATGACCGGGATCATCAGTATTTCGAATTGCCGTTCAGCGATAGCACCGACTATGGCTGGGGCAAGGGCGCCTACCGCGTGGTCTATTATGCAAACGGCCGACCGCAGGGCCTGGGCCGCTATCAGAACACCTCCACCGGCATCGCCAATCTGGCCGGCCGCTATGCCGCGGCCATGGCCATGGCCGCGAATATCTGGGCCCACGATCTGGGCGACGAAGGCTACGCCGCTCTCTGCCTGACTGCGGCGCGCGAGGTCTACGCGATGGGGAAAAGGCAGCCCGGTTGCCAGGAGGGCACGCCCTGCCGAGCGCCCTATCGTTATCATGAATGCACTTGGGCCGACGATATGGAGTGGGGGGCCGCAGAGTTGTTTCGGGTGACGCAGGAGCCGGCGTATCTGGCCGATGCGAAACGCTTCGCCGTCATGGCCGGCACGAACTCCTGGTTCGGCAGCGACACCGCCCGCCATTATGAATTCTATCCATTCATGAATCTCGGCCATTATCGGCTTCATCCCCTGGTATCGCCCTCGTTCGCCGATACCCTGGCCCGCTATTACCGCACGGAACTGGAAAAAGTACGGCAACGGGCCGCCGGCAACCCTTACGGCATCGGCCACCCCTTCATCTGGTGCTCCAACAATCTGGCCGCCGCTCTGGTCATTCAGGGACTGTTGTATGAAAAAATGACCGCAGATAGCGGGTATCGCGAGTTGACCGCCGACACCCGTGATTGGCTGCTGGGACGAAACCCCTGGGGCGCCAGCCAGTTCGTCTGCATTCCGGAGAGCGGCGGCGTTACGCCGCAGTATCCGCACAGCGTGCTGGCGATGAAGACGGTCCGCCCCATCCGCGGCGCCATGAACGACGGCCCGGTGTATGCCTCCATCTTCAACAGCCTGAAAGGCGTACGCCTGCAGAGGTCGGATCCGTTTGCGCCCTTTCAGTCGGATCTGGTGGTCTACCACGACGATTTTTGGGATTATGCCACCAACGAACCCACTCTGGACGGCACGGCCGAAGCGCTGTACTGGCTGGCCGCCCTGTCGCCCTAGCCGAATAAATCTCCTTGCTATTCAGCAGAGATGTTTCTACATTTTCTGGATATAAACCGGAGGAGTCGCTATGCAGAGTCTTGTGCTGCTCGATTGGATCGTCATCTTTGTCTATTTTAGCTTTATCGCCTACATCGTTTGGTGGTCTTCGCGCCAACAAAAGACGGCGGAGGATTATTTTTTGGCCGGCCGTGATATCGGCTGGTTCGCCATCGGCGGCTCTCTGTTTGCATCCAACATCGGCTCCGAGCATATCGTCGGTCTGGCCGGTCAGGGCGCATCCACTGGTTTGGCGATGGCTCACTGGGAGTTGCACGCCTGGGTGCTGGTCATGCTGGCATGGGTCTTTGTGCCCTATTATTATCATTCCCGCGTCTTCACGATGCCCGAGTTTCTTGAGCGACGCTTCAGTCCCAAAGCACGCTGGATCCTTTCTCTGGTTTCTCTGGTGGCCTATGTATTCACCAAAGTGTCGGTGACGGTTTATGCCGGCGCCCTGGTCTTTCAGACTCTATTGCCGGACACCTTTGGTTCGCCGGAAAACGCTTTTTGGGTCGGCGCTGTGGCGACGGTGGTGCTGACCGGGATTTACACAGTGTTGGGCGGCTTGCGCGCAGTGATCTACACGGATGCGGCTCAGGCCGTTATCCTCCTGATCGGATCCATCGCCATCAGCTATTTCGGCCTGGACAAGCTAGGCGGCTGGGGCGTGATGAAGGAGGTCTGCCGGGAAAACGCCGCGGGGTTCGCTCTATGGCGGCCTCTCTCGGATCCCGGTTTTCCCTGGCTGGGAGTGATCATCGCTTCGCCGATCATCGGCATCTGGTATTGGTGTACGGATCAATATATCGTTCAAAGGACGCTGTCCGCGAAAAATCTGACCCAGGCGCGGCGCGGCGCCCTGTTCGGCGGGTTTCTCAAGCTTTCGCCGGTGTTGATCTTTCTGGTGCCGGGCCTCATGGGCTGGGCGCTGCATCAGCAGGGCATCATTCACATTCCGACCAAAGTTTTGAACGGCGCTACGGTCATCAACGGTGATCAGGTGTTTCCGACTATGGTGACTACGCTGTTGCCGGCCGGTTTGCGCGGAGTCGTGGTGGCCGGATTGCTCGCTGCCTTGATGAGTTCACTTTCCGCCCTGTTCAACTCCGCCGCTTCGCTGTATACGGTGGACGTGCATGAAAAATTATGGCCCGGCACTTCACAGGAGACACTGGTGCGCGTCGGAAAAATCGCCACCGGTGTGGTGGTGCTGCTGGGCCTGATCTGGATCCCGGTTATGCCCATGATCTCCGGAGGCGGGCTGTACCAATATCTGCAGAGCGTGCAGAGCTACCTGGCGCCGCCCATTGCCGCCGTGTTCCTGCTGGGCATTTTCTGGCGCCGCATCAATGCCAGAGGCGCGGTCTGGGGGCTGACTACCGGTTTTGTTTTGGGCATGCTCAAGATCACCATTCAGGCGATTTTTGGTCAGGGCAAGGTGGAGAATCCCGCTTTTCTGGCGGCCATCGGCGATTTCAACTTTTTATATTTTGCCGGCGTGCTCTTTGCCCTCAGCATTATCGTGGTCATCATCGCCTCCCTGACCGCGCCGCCGCCCAAGGAGGATCAGATCAAGGGATTAACCTTTGCCACCCGTACAGCGAAAGAAAAACAGGAAAACCGGAGCAGCTGGAACTGGGTGGATGTGCTGGCCACGCTCGTGGTCCTCGGCGGCGTGCTCGGCATGTACCTGTATTTCAGCTTTTGGCTGAATTGATTCTTTTCGGGCGCCCCTCACCGATTCTTGAATCGACGAGGGGCGTCGTGAAGAGATGCGCAAAACAGTTGGTTTGCCTGTATAAGGTCAGGGCAAGTCGATCGAAAAAGACTTGCCCTTTGTGCATCTGAATTCTGCATCGTCCTGATTTTCATTCACCTTGACGGGAGAGTCCCCATGATCCATCAATTTGTTCTGGGAACCGTTCTGTTGACTGGGAGCCTGACCATGGCCGCTACTTTTTCCAAGGAGAACGTCCGGGTGCACCGGCTGGATAATGGCTTGAAGGTGTTGATGTTCGAAGAGCACACCATTCCCAACATCGCCTTTTACACTTTTTTCCGCGTCGGCTCGCGCAATGAACGGCCGGGCCTGACCGGCGTGTCGCATTTCATTGAACACATGATGTTCAACGGATCCGCCCATGTCAAACCCGGCGAACTGGACCGGATCATGGAGTATCACGGCGGCTCCAACAACGCCTATACCAGCGAAGACGTCACCGCATATACGGATTGGTTTCCGTCTGCCGCAGTGGAGAAAATGATCGCCCTGGAGGCGGATCGCATGCAGGGCTGTCTGTTCGATCCGCAGGTGTTGGAATCCGAACGCGGCGTGGTGGCTTCGGAACGTCGTCTTTCGGTCGAGAATGACAACGACAACCTGCTCATGGAGAGCGTACGCGCTACGGCCATCATGGCTCATCCCTATCACTGGGATGTGATCGGCTGGATGAGTGATATCCAGAGCTGGAAGCGGGAGGAGATCCTGGCCTATTACCGGCAATTCTACGCGCCCAATAACGCGGTGGTGGTCGTGGTCGGCGATTTTACAACCGACGCCATGGTACAACTGATCGAGCGACACTATGGCGCCATTCCAGCGGGTCCGCCGCCGCCGCCGGTAACTACCGTGGAGCCGGAGCAGCTCGGACCGCGCCGCACGCTGCTGTACCGGGACGCGCAGACGCCCTCCTTTTTGCTCGCGTATCCGGCGCCGGCCTGCAAGGATCCCGATTTCCCGGCCATGCAGATTCTGGAGTTGATTCTGTTGCAGGGCGAGAGCAGCCGGCTGTATCAGCGCCTGGTGGCTGAGGAGCAGTTGGCGATTGAGATCGGCGGCGGCATTCAGGAGACTCTCGATCCCCTTCTGTTCAACATCAGCGTGAAACCCCGCCCTGGCGCGGATGTCGACAGGATTGAAAAGATCGTGGAGGAAGAATTGGCGCGCGTAGCGGCTGAAGGGCTCAAGCCCAAAGAGCTGACCAAGGCCTTGAACGCCATTGAAACCCGGTTTTACGCCTCTCTGCAGTCGATCGCCGGAAAAGCCAACGGCTTGGGCATTCACGAGATGCTCTACGGCGATTTCGCTGCGCTGTTCGAGCACATGGCTTTTTTTCAAAAAGTGAAGGCGGCCGGCGTTCAACAAGCGGCCGGGAAATATTGTACGCCGGTTAAAAAGACTCTTGGCCTGGTGCTGCCGAAAGGAGAGACGGAATGAAGACCGCGACGCTTCTGTTTATAATGACCACCGCCCTGGCTGCTGGATCAGGGCCGGGTTTTAATCTGCCGGCCCCGCAAACCTTCAAGCTGCGCAACGGCATGACGGTCTTTTATCTGCAGGACCGTTCGCTGCCGCTGGTGGGCTTTCGCCTGCTGATCAACAGCGCCGGCACTGCGGCAGAGCCCGAGAGTCTGGAAGGCGCGGCTGATCTGATGGCCGAACTGATGATGAAAGGTGCGGCCGGCAAAAGCGCGCTGCAGGTGGCTGAGGAATTGGATGCTCTCGGCGCCATTCTGCAGATCAACGCCGGGGATGAATTCCTATCGCTCAGCGGCCAGTCCCTGGCCAAATATTGGCCGGAGCTGCTCTCGATTACCTGCGATTGTCTGCTGCACCCTGATTTCAGCGAGCCAGAGTTCGTCAAGGAGAAGGAGCGGCGCATTGACCGGATCAAGGCCATTAAGGATGAACCTTCGCAGGCTGTGATTCACTATTTCCGCAAAGCCTATTGGGAAGCGCATCCATTCGGCCGTCTGGCTGTGGGCAGCGAGGCCTCGCTGCAGGCCATGACCGTCAAGGACATTCGCGCCTTTTATCGCAGCGCGGTAAGGCCGGACCAGGCCCTGCTGGCCGTGGTGGGCGACTTGTCGTCCGCTGATTTGAAAAAAGAGCTGGAGAAACGGGTCTCGATGTGGAGAAATAGCGACGCTGTCGCTCCATCCACGGTTCTACCGGCGCTGCCTTTGCCCCGTGGCAAGAGAGGGCTGCTGGTGGACAAACCTGACGCCAGCCAGGCTTATTTTATCCTCGGCGCGCCCGGCATCGCTGCTGTGGACCAACACGCCGCAGCCGCTCAAGTGATGAACACGCTGTTCGGCGGCCGCTTTACCTCCCGGCTGAACAATGAACTGCGGGTGAAGCGGGGATTGACCTACGGCGCGCGCAGCAGCCTCGAGTCGTGGCGGCCGGGCGGCCTGTTTACCATCAGCTCTTACACGAGAAATGAAAAGATCGGTGAAATGCTGCAGGTGAGTCTGGACCTGTTGCGTCAGACAGCTCTTCAAGGTTTTGATGAAGACGAGGTGGTCAGCGGCCGTAATTATGTGCTCGGGCAGTTTCCGCCGAAATTTGAAACCCTGATGAGCAAGGCGCGCGCGTACACGGATCTGGCGTTTTACGGACTGCCCTTTGATTATTATTCCGGCCTGCTCAGCCGCGTGGGAAGCAGCGATCGTGAAGCGATCCACGTACAGGCGAGAAGACTGATGCCGCAGGAGAATTATGTGCTGGTCGTGGTGGGCAAGGCTGAGGAGATACGCGAACAGCTGGCGCCTTTTGCCGTCTGGGAGTTCCGATCCATCATGAAGGATGGGTTTTAGTCGCGGTTGTTTTGTGGAACAGCCGCTCCGGCCCATATAAGGAGTGTGGGGCGGCATGGATTCTTCCCGCCGCGAAGAGGATGTGCGAAGACAGGAGTGAGTGATGGTTGATGTGTTGCTGATTAATCCCCCCAATCGAATCGATGCCTATTCCACCGGCAAAGAGATGGTGCCGCTGGGATTGCTGTCCGTGGCCGCGTATCTGGAAAAGAGCGGGCATCGAGTCATGGTGCTGGATTTGGAATTCGAAGATCAGGCGGCGGATACAATCATCGAAACGGAAAAGCCGCGCCTGGTCGGCATTGCAGGCACCTCGGCCACACGTTTTGAAGCGTTCGACCTCGCACGGACGGTGAAAAAAGTGGATCCGAACATCACCACCGTGTACGGCGGCTGCCACGCCTCCTTCACCGCAGAGGACACACTGACCCATGTGCCCGAGTTCGATGTGGTGGTTCGCGGCGAGGGCGAACAGACCACCGCCGAACTTTTAGCCGCGCTGGACGCGAAGAGTCCGCTGTCAGCGGTCCAGGGATTGAGCTACCGCCAGGACGGCCGGGTGGCGCACAATGCACCACGGCCGCGCATTCGCGATCTGGATGCATTGCCTTATCCCGCACGGCATCTGGTGGATATGGCCGGCTATCATCTCAAATTGGATTTGATCAATAAAAAGGCGGCCTCCATCATCACCTCCAGAGGCTGTCCGATCAACTGTTCGTTCTGTTCCGCCAGCTTTATGTTCGGCAAAACACTGACCCGCCGCTCTGCCGTCAATGTGGTGGATGAGATGGAACAGGTGCTGAACCGTTATGACGTAGCCGGCTTTAAGATCTTTGACAGCACTTTTACCCTGATCCCCAAACACGCAGAGGATATCTGCGATGAAATTCTGCGCCGCGGTCTGGACTTTCCCTGGGAGTGCGAGATCCGCGCCAGCAACATCACGTTTGAACTGCTGCAAAAGATGAAAAAGGCGGGCTGCTATCTGGTGGACTTTGGCATCGAATCAGCCAGTGAGCGGGTGCTGCAACGGATGAACAAGGGCATCACCATGGACCAGGTGAGAAGGGTGTTGGACTGGACCAACACGTTGGGCATTCAACAAAAGCCCTTTTTCACCTTCGGCCACATCGAAGAGACCATAGACGATGCCCAGCTGACTCTGGATTTCATCAGGGATAACCTCGGCCGCATGGCCATGCCCAGCATCGGCGTTGGCATCCGCGTCTATCCTGGCACAGAGGTGGAACGGTTCGCCATGGCGCAAAACCTGTTGCCCGGCTTTGCCTGGTCGCAACCCTATTACGAAGAACGCAACATTCTGCTGAGCACCTCTGCCAACATCCCCATTCTCATTCAGCCGCAGATGGGCTTTGACGAATTGCTGGCCATTAAAGAAAAGACTCTGTCGCTGCAATCCTCCAATCTCTCCTTTGTGCTGCGCCGCATCCGTAAGGCGCATTCGTGGGCGGATTTGAAAAAGTACGCCCAGTTTTTCGTTCGAATGATGCGGCTGAAAATCCTGCCTAAATCGTGATGATGCGAATGTCTCAGTC
This sequence is a window from bacterium. Protein-coding genes within it:
- a CDS encoding glycoside hydrolase family 9 → MAVPERPITFALPIGSSWTHNDRLTLGVCVRIICIFLSFLTAGGALGQDRTVHLRFNQLGYLPGERKTAVAFSHRDQRHRRFELYDAKSGERVWGPSALGKNRGAFGRYAYHYHLDFSSLRRSGRYYLQVGSDRSLPFTIGEDLYAGTAEIILEYLRQQRCGYNPWLDHICHRGDGRTMYGPMPDSTYIDVSGGWHDAGDHLRYLMTSGNTVCRLLFSYLENKDKFLDRFDYFGHAGANRMADVLDEAKWGLDWMLKMHPQPDQLFHQVADDRDHQYFELPFSDSTDYGWGKGAYRVVYYANGRPQGLGRYQNTSTGIANLAGRYAAAMAMAANIWAHDLGDEGYAALCLTAAREVYAMGKRQPGCQEGTPCRAPYRYHECTWADDMEWGAAELFRVTQEPAYLADAKRFAVMAGTNSWFGSDTARHYEFYPFMNLGHYRLHPLVSPSFADTLARYYRTELEKVRQRAAGNPYGIGHPFIWCSNNLAAALVIQGLLYEKMTADSGYRELTADTRDWLLGRNPWGASQFVCIPESGGVTPQYPHSVLAMKTVRPIRGAMNDGPVYASIFNSLKGVRLQRSDPFAPFQSDLVVYHDDFWDYATNEPTLDGTAEALYWLAALSP
- a CDS encoding aminotransferase class V-fold PLP-dependent enzyme codes for the protein MTSLQRHFNRFRNNIVGCDHHFTTPYGEQKLVYADWTASGRLYAPIEKKMISLFGPMVGNTHSESSVTGGTMTQSYHTAHRIIKEHVHADPADVILTMGSGMTSVVNKFQRLLGLKVPEQLAPYLRLPKAYKPVVFLTHMEHHSNQTTWLETIAEVVVAAPDKDGLVDVNRLAETVRKYRHRPLKIGSFTACSNVTGLQTPYHQLAAIMHDVGGYCFVDLAASAPYISIDMHPPDPRERLDAIFFSPHKFLGGPGTPGVLIFNPELYQLHVPEQPGGGTVNWTNPWGEHSYIKDIEIREDGGTPSFLQAIRAALCIRLKEQMGVANMLAREEQMLPKIFAALDRIPGIHLLAPHQQHRLGIFSFWVENIHYNLLVKLLNDRFGIQTRGGCSCAGTYGHYLLHVDPKRSRRITEKINKGDLSEKPGWVRLSIHPTMTDEEVEFILHAIAEVVKHISSWEKEYRYDKRTNEFHHGRAGAADHLRVAHWFELDT
- a CDS encoding transporter codes for the protein TISRLLHGGHAMTPTPESRLYPGDLVKAVGSEDALEKIAVLLGPATDAEIPLSSGYDVQWILVTRKQVVNKSLAELNLLANYNATVTRIRRSGVDLSPNPSSTLRFGDKLMVACDVDNMAQVAGLLGNNVKRLSETDFLPIFLGITLGVLVGRMRIPFVGGLFIQPGLTGGVLATALLLGWLGKTGPIIWSLSSTGNQVLRHLGLLLFLSSVGTEAGAHLQEAVAGQGVQLMALGVLITWLPMVLAIWLTGKLVRINFLSLLGALTGGMTSTPGLAAVDSMTDCDAPQIAYAAVYPLALVLKVLFVQAMALLL
- a CDS encoding insulinase family protein; translated protein: MIHQFVLGTVLLTGSLTMAATFSKENVRVHRLDNGLKVLMFEEHTIPNIAFYTFFRVGSRNERPGLTGVSHFIEHMMFNGSAHVKPGELDRIMEYHGGSNNAYTSEDVTAYTDWFPSAAVEKMIALEADRMQGCLFDPQVLESERGVVASERRLSVENDNDNLLMESVRATAIMAHPYHWDVIGWMSDIQSWKREEILAYYRQFYAPNNAVVVVVGDFTTDAMVQLIERHYGAIPAGPPPPPVTTVEPEQLGPRRTLLYRDAQTPSFLLAYPAPACKDPDFPAMQILELILLQGESSRLYQRLVAEEQLAIEIGGGIQETLDPLLFNISVKPRPGADVDRIEKIVEEELARVAAEGLKPKELTKALNAIETRFYASLQSIAGKANGLGIHEMLYGDFAALFEHMAFFQKVKAAGVQQAAGKYCTPVKKTLGLVLPKGETE
- a CDS encoding sodium/solute symporter (Members of the Solute:Sodium Symporter (SSS), TC 2.A.21 as described in tcdb.org, catalyze solute:Na+ symport. Known solutes for members of the family include sugars, amino acids, nucleosides, inositols, vitamins, urea or anions, depending on the system.) encodes the protein MQSLVLLDWIVIFVYFSFIAYIVWWSSRQQKTAEDYFLAGRDIGWFAIGGSLFASNIGSEHIVGLAGQGASTGLAMAHWELHAWVLVMLAWVFVPYYYHSRVFTMPEFLERRFSPKARWILSLVSLVAYVFTKVSVTVYAGALVFQTLLPDTFGSPENAFWVGAVATVVLTGIYTVLGGLRAVIYTDAAQAVILLIGSIAISYFGLDKLGGWGVMKEVCRENAAGFALWRPLSDPGFPWLGVIIASPIIGIWYWCTDQYIVQRTLSAKNLTQARRGALFGGFLKLSPVLIFLVPGLMGWALHQQGIIHIPTKVLNGATVINGDQVFPTMVTTLLPAGLRGVVVAGLLAALMSSLSALFNSAASLYTVDVHEKLWPGTSQETLVRVGKIATGVVVLLGLIWIPVMPMISGGGLYQYLQSVQSYLAPPIAAVFLLGIFWRRINARGAVWGLTTGFVLGMLKITIQAIFGQGKVENPAFLAAIGDFNFLYFAGVLFALSIIVVIIASLTAPPPKEDQIKGLTFATRTAKEKQENRSSWNWVDVLATLVVLGGVLGMYLYFSFWLN
- a CDS encoding ferritin; this translates as MLSKTMEKALNEQINKEMYSSYLYLAMAAHLSEQYLDGFAKFFEIQAQEEWAHAMRIYKHVNERGGRVVLEKIDKPQTTFKDLEEIFTLTLAHEQFITKSINSLVDLAVKEKDHASQTFLDWFVNEQVEEEANMENWLAKVKMSGAKGHVLFMLDSHAGERKK
- a CDS encoding radical SAM protein, translating into MVDVLLINPPNRIDAYSTGKEMVPLGLLSVAAYLEKSGHRVMVLDLEFEDQAADTIIETEKPRLVGIAGTSATRFEAFDLARTVKKVDPNITTVYGGCHASFTAEDTLTHVPEFDVVVRGEGEQTTAELLAALDAKSPLSAVQGLSYRQDGRVAHNAPRPRIRDLDALPYPARHLVDMAGYHLKLDLINKKAASIITSRGCPINCSFCSASFMFGKTLTRRSAVNVVDEMEQVLNRYDVAGFKIFDSTFTLIPKHAEDICDEILRRGLDFPWECEIRASNITFELLQKMKKAGCYLVDFGIESASERVLQRMNKGITMDQVRRVLDWTNTLGIQQKPFFTFGHIEETIDDAQLTLDFIRDNLGRMAMPSIGVGIRVYPGTEVERFAMAQNLLPGFAWSQPYYEERNILLSTSANIPILIQPQMGFDELLAIKEKTLSLQSSNLSFVLRRIRKAHSWADLKKYAQFFVRMMRLKILPKS
- a CDS encoding insulinase family protein, encoding MKTATLLFIMTTALAAGSGPGFNLPAPQTFKLRNGMTVFYLQDRSLPLVGFRLLINSAGTAAEPESLEGAADLMAELMMKGAAGKSALQVAEELDALGAILQINAGDEFLSLSGQSLAKYWPELLSITCDCLLHPDFSEPEFVKEKERRIDRIKAIKDEPSQAVIHYFRKAYWEAHPFGRLAVGSEASLQAMTVKDIRAFYRSAVRPDQALLAVVGDLSSADLKKELEKRVSMWRNSDAVAPSTVLPALPLPRGKRGLLVDKPDASQAYFILGAPGIAAVDQHAAAAQVMNTLFGGRFTSRLNNELRVKRGLTYGARSSLESWRPGGLFTISSYTRNEKIGEMLQVSLDLLRQTALQGFDEDEVVSGRNYVLGQFPPKFETLMSKARAYTDLAFYGLPFDYYSGLLSRVGSSDREAIHVQARRLMPQENYVLVVVGKAEEIREQLAPFAVWEFRSIMKDGF